From the genome of Leptospira koniambonensis:
ATGATATTTAAAATAACGAAGTAGATCTCGAGTGAGAGCATAACCGTTTGCATATTCTTCTACACTCTTTCTTTCTTGGATTAGATCGATCCAAGGATAGATGAGTATTTGGAATTGAGGAAGAGTAAGTTTTTCTTTTTTAGCTCGAGTAGAAATGGAGATCGCTAAATTTCCACCTGCAGAGTCCCCAGCAACAGCAATCCTTTTTGGATCAATACCAATTGATTTTCCATTTTCTTTGATCCATTTATATGCAGAATATGCATCTTCCCAAGAAGAAGGATAAGTATGTTCAGGTCCCAATCTATAATCAACTGCGAGTATTGCTCTACCTGAAACTTTTGCTAAATATCTTAGAGGCAAATCATGAGATTCTAAATCTCCGATTACGAATCCTCCCCCGTGAAAATAAAGTAAACAAGGTTCTAAGTCTTTAGTTACATTAGAAGAATATAATCTAACTTTGATCCTCGGGCCTGTTCCTGGAATGGAAAAATTTTCGACTCTGGGAATATCTTCTTTATCCAGATCGAAAGAGGCCATTATCTTTTTAACAAGTTCTCTCGCTTTAGGTGGAGGAAGATTTTCAGGTTTCGGCTTTATTCTAGCGAGAACTAACGCTGCACGGATCCTTTGGTCTAAGATCCTACCTCTTTTGATATCTTTTCCAAAAATCCTGAGAATCGGATCCGGTAAGGAAAGTAAACCTCTTGCAGCTAAGGTTTCAAACTTTTGCCAGAGCATTCTTTTTCCTTGGTTCTGATTTTCCGTTAGAAGAACTTTGTTTTCCAGTTTGTTTATATTTTGCTTTGGATGGAACAGGTAATGTTTGTAGACTTTTAGAAGCTCTTTTCTTCCCAGCTTTTAATTCCTTCTGCATATAATATAAAAAGTCTTCGTAGTCCACTTGCATTGTATGTCTTGCAGAAGTTACATATCTCTTCTTCATTTTCTTTTCGTAATCTTGGATCTGGGTTTGCATTTCTGGAATTGTAGGCAGACTATAATTTCCAGTTAGATATTCAGCTAACCATTTTCCTTGGAATTCTGCAAGAGGCATGATTGCACCTAAAGGTTGGTACAATCCTACAAAGAATAAATTATTCAGATCCGGTTTGAAAGTTCTATGAAATAAAGGAAGATGATTTTCTGGCGCTGAGATAAACTCGGGTTTGAAGAATGGAAACTTCACATTATATCCAGTGCAATAGATGATCGCGTCGATTTCCTCTTCGGAGCCATCTGCAAACTTTACCTTGTTTCCATTATATTCTTGGATCACAGGTTTGTATTTGATATCACCTCTTCCAAGTCTGACTAAAATATCTTGAGAGATAGTTGGATGGGCTTCTCCTGGTTTGTGATCTGGTTTAGGAAGACCAAAGTCCTCCATCTTACCAACTCCGATCTTTAACATTGTTCCAAACAAAAGTTGTTTTAACCAGAAAGGTGTTCCAGGAGGAAGTAATTCAGTTTGTTTGTCTAAAGGTTTTCCAAAAAGATAATTTGGAATTACCCAAGCTCCTCTTCTGGAACTTAAGAAAACTTTTTTTGCAACTCCAGGGCGGCTTAACTCCACAGAAATATCCATGGCGCTGTTTCCCATACCGAGTACTACAACTCTTTTGCCAGCTAATTGGATTGGATGTTCAGGATCTACATAGTCGTGAGAATGTATTATCTTTCCATTAAATTTACCTGGAAAATCAGGTTCAGGCCAGCGTGGAGACCAATGGTGCCCATTAGCAACAATGACTGCATCGTAAAATATTTTTTCTCCCTTCTCGCTAGTAACTAAATAAGTTCCGTCGTCTTGGGGTTCAATTTTTGAAACGCCGTTCTTGAATTTCATATTTTTGCGAAGACCAAAATGCTCTACATAATCTACGAAATATTTTTG
Proteins encoded in this window:
- a CDS encoding alpha/beta hydrolase, whose amino-acid sequence is MLWQKFETLAARGLLSLPDPILRIFGKDIKRGRILDQRIRAALVLARIKPKPENLPPPKARELVKKIMASFDLDKEDIPRVENFSIPGTGPRIKVRLYSSNVTKDLEPCLLYFHGGGFVIGDLESHDLPLRYLAKVSGRAILAVDYRLGPEHTYPSSWEDAYSAYKWIKENGKSIGIDPKRIAVAGDSAGGNLAISISTRAKKEKLTLPQFQILIYPWIDLIQERKSVEEYANGYALTRDLLRYFKYHSVPNSKDWKDPRVTPFQQMNFSHTPKTYILIAGFDPLQDEGLAYADLLQKAKVKLEIKTYETLIHGFFNLGRSVPEAKNALDQIAKWIQTGFSGK
- a CDS encoding flavin-containing monooxygenase, with the translated sequence MQELPKVCVIGAGSSGITVCKSLQDKGIPYDCYEKGSDVGGNWRFKNDNGISNIYKSLHINTHRDRMEYRDYPMPDWYADYPNHEPIQKYFVDYVEHFGLRKNMKFKNGVSKIEPQDDGTYLVTSEKGEKIFYDAVIVANGHHWSPRWPEPDFPGKFNGKIIHSHDYVDPEHPIQLAGKRVVVLGMGNSAMDISVELSRPGVAKKVFLSSRRGAWVIPNYLFGKPLDKQTELLPPGTPFWLKQLLFGTMLKIGVGKMEDFGLPKPDHKPGEAHPTISQDILVRLGRGDIKYKPVIQEYNGNKVKFADGSEEEIDAIIYCTGYNVKFPFFKPEFISAPENHLPLFHRTFKPDLNNLFFVGLYQPLGAIMPLAEFQGKWLAEYLTGNYSLPTIPEMQTQIQDYEKKMKKRYVTSARHTMQVDYEDFLYYMQKELKAGKKRASKSLQTLPVPSKAKYKQTGKQSSSNGKSEPRKKNALAKV